The following proteins come from a genomic window of Musa acuminata AAA Group cultivar baxijiao chromosome BXJ1-7, Cavendish_Baxijiao_AAA, whole genome shotgun sequence:
- the LOC135680106 gene encoding uncharacterized protein LOC135680106, with the protein MGGVISGCCNNSHESNEELRGRVVVLEEEIREMKRARERDAWAYEQRLADFASKEEEWKREIRKKQEEEEEEEKKMLSKMSKEDRRRPCLEICEDDKERHFLVECMEEEQARREEAVAKWKQLYLTIKTELDDLIQRTREGERFGWGTEESMMEQLQKDLRDREEAMETLRSHIAVMAKEASKKDREIDILRQSLRILSYRQKGASRMNLPRGFCSLAGGRDQ; encoded by the exons ATGGGTGGTGTCATCAGCGGGTGCTGTAATAACAGCCATGAGTCGAACGAGGAACTGAGAGGTCGAGTTGTTGTGCTAGAAGAAGAGATCAGAGAGATGAAGCGCGCAAGGGAGCGTGACGCTTGGGCTTACGAGCAGCGCTTGGCGGACTTCGCCTCCAAGGAGGAGGAGTGGAAGCGAGAGATCAGGaagaagcaggaggaggaggaggaggaggagaagaagatgctGAGCAAGATGTCGAAAGAGGACAGGAGAAGACCATGCTTGGAGATCTGCGAGGATGACAAGGAGCGGCATTTCCTCGTGGAGTGCATGGAGGAGGAGCAAGCGCGACGGGAGGAAGCGGTCGCCAAGTGGAAGCAGCTCTATCTCACCATAAAGACCGAGCTCGATGACCTCATCCAAAGGACTCGTGAAG GTGAGAGATTTGGATGGGGAACCGAAGAAAGCATGATGGAACAGCTTCAGAAGGATTTAAGAGACAGGGAGGAAGCAATGGAAACACTGAGATCGCACATAGCAGTAATGGCAAAAGAGGCGTCCAAAAAGGATAGAGAAATCGATATTCTGAGGCAGAGCCTGAGAATACTCAGCTACAGGCAAAAAGGTGCCAGTAGAATGAACCTGCCGAGAGGCTTTTGCTCATTGGCAGGCGGCAGAGATCAGTGA